The Sphaerospermopsis torques-reginae ITEP-024 genome has a window encoding:
- a CDS encoding helix-turn-helix transcriptional regulator, producing the protein MNRKKETITLSIPAGTKEQLEEIARKLRIFWGKSPSISGLLVAIAQKEFEVGEPFTLNSTQVTALQQAIGILKDSGFIEQAQTVSSLLLERGQLELPMRQLLLQQVSQPTEAWRILADQFRQNQQPFHLLYTNSQGQDVSFTVRYAEIAFEEKRFYLNIWCDETQDIVKPDFPELIHNRCLRLDRIKGVVPVNGQWRHEGLDTLKVHLHFYGGMVKAYEAKPNDISNEVVGDVCQVVRKVSNPFWLVREVLRYGENCEIVSPENVRSLIKAKLIAQCQKYDIL; encoded by the coding sequence ATGAATAGGAAAAAAGAAACAATTACACTGTCAATTCCGGCTGGGACAAAGGAACAACTAGAAGAAATCGCCCGCAAATTGCGGATCTTCTGGGGGAAGTCTCCCAGTATCTCTGGATTACTGGTAGCGATCGCCCAAAAAGAGTTTGAAGTCGGTGAACCTTTCACCCTCAACTCCACACAAGTAACCGCACTCCAGCAAGCTATAGGAATACTCAAGGATTCCGGTTTTATTGAACAAGCGCAAACTGTCTCTAGTTTGTTACTAGAACGCGGACAACTTGAACTACCGATGCGTCAATTACTACTTCAACAAGTCAGTCAACCGACGGAAGCATGGCGCATACTTGCCGATCAATTTCGCCAAAATCAACAACCATTTCACTTACTCTATACCAATTCTCAAGGACAGGATGTGTCATTTACAGTGCGTTATGCAGAAATAGCTTTTGAAGAGAAGCGTTTTTACTTAAATATTTGGTGTGATGAAACTCAAGATATTGTCAAACCTGACTTTCCAGAACTAATACACAACCGTTGTTTACGTCTGGATAGAATCAAAGGTGTTGTCCCAGTAAACGGACAATGGCGGCATGAAGGGCTAGATACCCTAAAAGTACACTTACACTTTTATGGTGGAATGGTAAAAGCTTATGAAGCAAAACCCAATGATATCAGTAACGAAGTTGTAGGAGATGTGTGTCAAGTGGTGAGAAAAGTGTCAAACCCTTTTTGGTTGGTGCGGGAAGTGTTGCGTTATGGAGAAAACTGTGAAATAGTTTCACCGGAAAACGTGCGATCGCTCATCAAAGCCAAACTCATAGCCCAATGTCAAAAATATGACATTTTATAG
- the mntA gene encoding type VII toxin-antitoxin system MntA family adenylyltransferase antitoxin: MADGDDQMQNNTPTITEIQELSSQIPERIPYLKMLALFGSRATGKTKANSDWDFAVLCDEEKRHNYIANNIGRLFELPIVIGEVLHINPDIIDIVELNQCSWLIAHFVARDGIVLYEKIPGEFNNFRVNSLKPKSELRKFRQEQHRIIEQELNKWGA; encoded by the coding sequence ATGGCAGATGGAGATGATCAAATGCAAAACAATACTCCCACAATTACAGAAATTCAAGAATTATCCTCACAAATTCCTGAGAGAATACCTTATTTAAAAATGTTAGCTTTATTTGGTTCTAGAGCAACTGGTAAAACTAAAGCTAATAGTGACTGGGATTTTGCGGTTTTATGTGATGAAGAAAAACGTCATAATTACATAGCAAATAATATTGGTCGTTTATTTGAATTGCCAATAGTGATTGGTGAAGTTTTGCACATAAATCCTGACATTATAGATATTGTAGAACTAAATCAATGTTCTTGGTTAATTGCTCATTTTGTGGCACGGGATGGAATTGTGTTATATGAAAAAATACCTGGAGAATTTAACAATTTTCGAGTAAATTCATTAAAACCTAAATCAGAGTTAAGAAAATTTCGCCAAGAACAACACCGAATTATTGAACAAGAGTTAAATAAGTGGGGAGCATGA